The following coding sequences are from one Sphingobium sp. Cam5-1 window:
- a CDS encoding sulfotransferase family 2 domain-containing protein: MPRELTSGWMSETVEFYEIEGAHYMILSEFGIGHHYWHEERRTAICVPPKCGCSAIKYALLMASNPHLGSLFAQDMSRVHNYSHLVMAKTPSQISRSSRRVFVTRDPIDRVISAFVSKFIMAPENIVIKNICDISEVPSDLMTFRTYVETISNMPDSYLDPHFRSQESFLALPPEEYEFLSLDFGDKKKYSEFLEGIYSGSSEEYLKLNEKHEDVRAGLSANYDFLAVLGQFSDFPVKKIRYLRENGSNIRKSFFMFDGLSDIIRKRFDFDFELNEKI, encoded by the coding sequence ATGCCGCGCGAATTGACGTCGGGTTGGATGAGTGAAACCGTCGAATTCTATGAAATAGAAGGGGCGCATTATATGATTCTCAGTGAGTTTGGAATTGGCCACCATTATTGGCACGAGGAGAGGCGGACAGCTATTTGTGTGCCACCAAAATGTGGTTGCTCGGCAATAAAATATGCGCTGCTGATGGCCAGCAATCCACATCTGGGTTCGCTGTTCGCGCAAGATATGTCGCGCGTTCACAACTATTCCCATTTGGTTATGGCAAAAACACCCTCGCAGATTTCGAGATCATCGCGACGTGTTTTTGTCACGCGAGATCCTATTGATCGGGTAATTAGTGCATTTGTATCTAAATTTATTATGGCTCCTGAAAATATAGTTATAAAGAATATTTGTGATATTTCGGAAGTTCCATCCGATCTCATGACATTCCGTACCTATGTTGAAACAATATCTAATATGCCGGACTCTTATCTTGATCCTCATTTTAGATCACAGGAAAGCTTTCTCGCTCTTCCTCCGGAGGAGTACGAATTTTTATCTTTGGATTTCGGCGATAAAAAAAAATATTCGGAATTTTTGGAAGGTATATATTCCGGATCAAGTGAGGAATATCTAAAATTAAATGAAAAGCATGAAGATGTTCGGGCTGGCCTATCAGCTAACTATGATTTTTTGGCTGTTCTCGGACAATTTTCAGATTTTCCAGTGAAAAAGATTCGATATTTGCGTGAAAATGGAAGCAATATACGGAAATCTTTTTTCATGTTTGATGGACTCTCGGACATAATCCGCAAAAGGTTCGATTTTGATTTTGAATTGAATGAAAAAATTTGA
- a CDS encoding glycosyltransferase, whose amino-acid sequence MSSNINKLTRKLSRNLRSLGVTDAKKYTDDGEIWPRFNTLAEAMSGCKDGTRAIEYYKTLAVGNEVIRPIVSDSIERFLSVYRPTILLPIAQDGVIVDIGAGCGLFAVFAALLHPDKQVWAFEADSQLCDIAREAVANLAIKNIELVNKAVVPQDWPTTQNQINVFEDGVFRSLRTKGKQEVALLSVNDLPFGTTTPIALLKLVAPGMFLQLASELVEHSQTLLGEVWKADYGAKDHAMISALLDTVPSGCVRDAESGLLYKTHASRRTTRTKASWSPAIFPAKAEPLNTVIIPVYNIGDLVEPCVESIIKSIDRPTEILVINDGSAQAETLQSLAKVAKMAHTKVIDKPNGGCASARNLGLQIAQGKYVTLIDGDDFVEECFLPLLNEAIYVGASNIAEIGFADYSSITGEVSDNIEPYTDRALRSGMIGYESNMWNILRRQPAIWRRLYRTEWLRQNGLNFPERIKAYDDMEFQFISLYLNGGVSYANARGYYYRKDRPGQDVKASDTRHFGTFQMLVTMENFLRNRRAPRDHFVLFDLFTLDCLSWSYSLIHPQLRTPFLEASRVFMMGGKSFDRAANVHWEISQRINSPDSDFARDFCAEMPDHNALERFHSSAPAYMDHIYDYHFPLEVSS is encoded by the coding sequence ATGAGCTCCAATATCAATAAATTGACACGAAAATTGAGCAGAAACCTGCGCAGCCTTGGCGTAACCGATGCAAAAAAATATACAGATGATGGCGAAATATGGCCTCGTTTTAACACACTTGCCGAGGCTATGAGCGGCTGCAAGGATGGAACGCGGGCGATCGAATATTATAAGACGCTGGCCGTCGGCAATGAGGTCATCCGCCCGATTGTTTCCGATAGCATCGAGCGTTTTCTTTCGGTTTATCGACCGACGATCCTGCTTCCAATTGCGCAGGATGGCGTCATCGTCGATATCGGCGCAGGCTGCGGCCTGTTTGCTGTCTTTGCCGCGCTTCTCCATCCGGACAAGCAGGTCTGGGCGTTTGAAGCAGATTCCCAGCTTTGCGATATTGCGCGCGAAGCTGTCGCCAATCTGGCCATCAAGAACATCGAATTGGTGAATAAGGCCGTCGTACCGCAGGATTGGCCAACAACCCAGAACCAGATCAATGTGTTCGAAGATGGCGTCTTCCGGTCACTGCGCACCAAGGGCAAGCAGGAGGTCGCGCTACTCAGCGTCAATGATCTCCCCTTTGGCACCACCACCCCAATCGCGCTGCTCAAGCTGGTTGCCCCAGGCATGTTCCTGCAACTGGCCTCGGAACTGGTGGAGCACAGCCAGACGCTGTTGGGTGAAGTCTGGAAGGCTGACTACGGCGCCAAAGATCATGCCATGATTTCCGCACTTCTCGACACGGTGCCGTCAGGATGCGTTCGGGACGCCGAAAGCGGACTGCTCTACAAGACCCATGCGTCTAGGCGGACCACCCGCACAAAAGCGTCATGGTCTCCGGCCATTTTCCCGGCAAAGGCGGAACCGCTGAATACGGTGATCATTCCCGTATATAATATTGGAGACCTGGTTGAACCATGCGTTGAGTCCATCATCAAATCGATCGATCGGCCAACTGAAATTCTGGTGATCAACGATGGCAGCGCCCAGGCCGAAACGCTGCAGTCGCTGGCGAAAGTCGCCAAGATGGCTCATACCAAGGTGATCGACAAACCCAATGGCGGTTGCGCTTCCGCACGCAATCTGGGCTTGCAGATTGCTCAGGGTAAATATGTCACCTTGATCGACGGCGACGATTTTGTCGAAGAATGTTTCCTGCCGCTGCTTAATGAAGCAATTTATGTCGGAGCCAGCAATATAGCTGAGATCGGATTTGCAGATTATAGCAGTATAACAGGGGAAGTATCCGACAATATCGAGCCCTATACGGACCGAGCTCTCAGAAGTGGGATGATCGGTTACGAAAGCAACATGTGGAACATTTTGCGGCGCCAGCCTGCAATATGGCGTCGCCTGTATCGCACAGAATGGTTGCGTCAGAATGGCCTGAATTTTCCTGAGCGCATTAAAGCTTATGACGATATGGAGTTTCAGTTCATCTCCCTTTATCTAAATGGGGGTGTTTCATACGCCAATGCGCGGGGTTATTATTATCGCAAGGATCGTCCGGGCCAAGATGTCAAAGCATCGGATACACGCCATTTCGGTACGTTCCAGATGCTTGTTACGATGGAAAATTTTCTGCGTAACCGACGGGCACCGCGCGACCATTTCGTGCTGTTCGACCTGTTCACCCTTGATTGTTTGAGCTGGTCCTATTCATTGATCCACCCTCAACTCCGCACGCCTTTCCTTGAAGCATCGCGGGTTTTCATGATGGGCGGCAAGAGCTTCGATCGCGCTGCCAATGTTCATTGGGAGATCAGTCAGCGTATCAATTCGCCTGATAGCGACTTTGCGCGCGATTTTTGCGCCGAAATGCCGGATCACAATGCTCTCGAACGATTCCATAGCAGCGCCCCTGCCTATATGGATCATATCTATGACTATCATTTCCCTCTGGAGGTCAGCAGCTAA